The Pseudomonas extremaustralis genome contains a region encoding:
- a CDS encoding response regulator: MIRLLIADDHTIMREGLKQLFTLVPDVQVVAEAESGTQLIELLRQVEIDLLLLDMNMPGISGEILIARLHTQYPGLPILVLSMHNEIHIAQRALRAGALGYLTKDRDPETLLAAMRRVVSGQRYLDPALAEQIALQSSGLKQQTYVESLSDREFQILRLLAHGMSVNQIAEQLVISNKTVSTHKTRLMEKMGFNSTADIVRFAMTLGIS, encoded by the coding sequence ATGATTCGCCTGTTGATCGCCGATGATCACACCATCATGCGCGAAGGACTCAAGCAACTGTTTACGCTGGTGCCCGACGTGCAAGTCGTGGCCGAAGCCGAAAGTGGAACGCAGTTGATCGAGCTGCTGCGCCAGGTGGAGATCGACCTGCTGCTGCTCGATATGAACATGCCCGGTATCAGCGGCGAGATTCTGATTGCCCGACTGCATACCCAGTACCCCGGGCTGCCGATCCTGGTGTTGAGCATGCATAACGAAATCCACATCGCACAACGCGCCCTGCGTGCCGGTGCGTTGGGCTATCTCACCAAGGACCGCGACCCCGAGACCCTGTTGGCCGCCATGCGCCGAGTGGTCAGCGGTCAGCGTTACCTGGACCCGGCCCTGGCGGAGCAGATTGCCCTGCAGAGCAGTGGACTCAAGCAGCAGACCTACGTCGAGAGCCTGTCCGATCGCGAGTTCCAGATTCTGCGCTTGCTGGCCCATGGCATGAGTGTCAACCAGATTGCCGAGCAACTGGTGATCAGCAACAAAACGGTCAGTACCCACAAGACTCGGCTCATGGAAAAGATGGGATTCAACTCGACAGCGGACATCGTTCGCTTCGCCATGACCTTGGGGATTTCGTGA
- a CDS encoding response regulator, with translation MSKTILIVDDSASIRQVVSITLKGAGYDVIEGCDGRDALSKLDGRKIHLIVSDVNMPNMDGLSFVKAAKLLPAYKFTPVIMLTTEASDAMKQQGQASGAKAWMVKPFQPAQMLTAVSKLILP, from the coding sequence ATGAGCAAAACCATTCTGATCGTCGACGATTCCGCCTCCATCCGTCAGGTGGTGAGCATCACGCTCAAAGGCGCGGGTTACGACGTGATCGAAGGCTGTGATGGCCGAGACGCGCTGAGCAAGCTGGACGGACGCAAGATCCATCTGATTGTCAGTGACGTGAACATGCCCAACATGGATGGCCTGAGTTTCGTCAAGGCCGCCAAGTTGCTGCCGGCCTACAAGTTCACCCCGGTGATCATGCTGACCACCGAAGCCAGTGATGCGATGAAGCAGCAAGGCCAGGCTTCCGGCGCCAAGGCGTGGATGGTCAAGCCCTTTCAGCCCGCGCAAATGCTCACCGCCGTCTCCAAGTTGATCCTGCCATAG
- a CDS encoding STAS domain-containing protein, which translates to MKGTIPMLRRIQVMEGPLTIYTASEQKDLLLSLFPLAHEVELDLSNVDELDSAGLQLLILIKRESLMEGTQLLLSNPSPTVIEAIRLSGLDDYFANACFPLSAGA; encoded by the coding sequence ATGAAAGGCACCATTCCGATGCTGCGTCGAATCCAGGTCATGGAAGGCCCCCTGACGATTTACACCGCCAGTGAACAAAAAGACCTGTTGTTGTCGTTGTTTCCCCTGGCCCATGAAGTCGAGTTGGACTTGTCCAATGTCGATGAACTGGACAGCGCCGGCTTGCAACTGTTGATCCTCATCAAGCGCGAGTCGCTGATGGAGGGCACCCAGCTGTTGCTGAGCAACCCCAGCCCCACCGTGATCGAAGCCATCCGGCTCAGCGGCCTTGACGACTACTTCGCCAATGCCTGTTTCCCCCTGTCTGCTGGAGCATGA